Below is a genomic region from Persicimonas caeni.
CACCGGCGTCGATGCTGCACAAGACGTCGCACAAGATACGGCCGACGACGTCGAGCAAGACGCCGCACAAGATGTCGCTCAGGACACAACCGACGACGTCGCGCAGGACGTCGCCGAGGACGTCGCTCGAGATGCGGCCGACGACGTCGAACAAGACGCGACCGCCGATGCAGGCGACACAGGCCAGGACACGAGCCAAGACACCGGCCAAGACACAGCGCAAGACACGACCGCGACGGCCGACGCCGACACCTGCGCCACGGCCATCGACGCGACCGCCGGCGGCACCTGGGACAACCAGTCGACGAGCGACGCCACCGACGATTACGACTCGCCGATCACCGCCTCGAACTGCCCGAGCGGCGCGGTCAGCGGCAAAGACGAGGTCTACTCGCTGTCGCCCACGGCCACGACGACCTACGAGGTGACCGTGACGCCCGTGGGCAGCACCTTCGACCCGTTTTTGTACGTGCGCACCGACTGCAGCCAGGATGCTTGCCTCGCCGGCACGGTGTTCAACGGCCCGGGTCAGTCCGAAACCGTGACCTTCGACGTGCAGGGCGGGCAGACGGCCTTCGTCATCGTCGACGGCGAGCTCGGCACCGAGGGCGACTACGCTCTGACGGTCGCCATACAGTGACCGCTCGGCTCGGGCGTTTAGGTTTGGACGATGCGTGATGTGCGGACGCATGGCCCACCTCGCCCGATACGCTGGAGCTTGATGACCGACCACTCCGAGCCAGACAAGAAGCCCGAAGAGCGAGACCTGCCTCCAGCGCCGATGGGCGAAGACGCTCGCGCGCCCTCCGGGGCGCCGGCGTCGGGTTGGGCGGTGCGCGATCGGTTTGCATGGGCCGAAATCCACCGCCGTCTCCTGGCCGCAGCCGACGAAGAGATTGCCAGCAGCCCACGGTCGCTCTTCTTCAGCGCACTTACCGCCGGCTTTGCCATCGTGCTGACCTTCTTGGGGCTCGCGGTCGGCAAGACGCATTTTCCCGACAATCCTTTTCTGGCCAGCCTGCTCTACCCCATCGGCTTTGTCTACATCATCGTCGGCCGCTACCAACTCTACACCGAGAACACGCTGCCTCCAGTCAAGCTGGTGATGACCCGTCTGGCCAGCATTCCGCTGCTGTTGCGGCTGTGGGGGATTGTCTTGGCGGGCAACCTCGCCGGCGCTGCGCTGGGATCGCTCGTTTTGGCCCACACAAAGGTTCTGCCTGCCGGTGCGGCCAGCACCACCAAACACTTTGTCGCCGAGGCCGTCGCCTTGGGGTGGTGGGACGTCTTTTTCAAAGCCATCTTCGCTGGCTGGCTCGTCGCCGGTGTGGTCTGGCTGGGGACGGCGGCGCGCGATACCATCTCGCGGCTTTTCATCGTCTACCTGGTCTTCTACACCATCTCGGTCACCGGCCTCTTCCACATCATCTCGGTGAGTTCGGAGGCCTTCTTCGTCCTCTTTTCGCAGGGTGGCGCAGGCTTACTTGCGGTATTGGGCGACTTCCTGTTGCCCGTGCTGCTCGGAAATACTGTCGGCGGCGTGGCAGTCTTTGCGTTCATGGCCGACGCCCAAGCCGAGGAGCAACGCTTTCCGGAGATGCGTGAGCTGAGCCTCTTCGAGCTCTTCTTTAGCTGGAAAGGCGGGCGACCGTTGAGCCATCCACGCCCGCGCCCGCCTTGGCCTAGCGAAGAAGACTGGCCTAGCGAAGAAGACTGGCCTAGCGAAGAAGATACGCCTCCCCGGACCCGATCGCCATCCGGTTTGGGCGGCGAATTGCGCTGATTGACTCCCCTGCGCCGTCACGGGCTTGTCACATCAACCGAAAACCGGCACAATCGTGCTACGTATTCTACAGATTGGATCAACTGAGGGCACCCCACCCGAAACGCGTGTGGACGGGAGTAGTCAGAGGGTTGTGGTACGGCGCAGCCTGTTTGCGTCGGGGCTCGGAGTCGTTGGTATCTCACGTGCGTGGCGATCCGGTCTCAACGATGCCTGGGGTCTTGGAGTGTTGCGATGCCACGACCAAATGTCGACACACCGGTGGAGACTACTGTGAGCGTCTTGCGCGCTGCGGCAGACTGGGCCCGGGAGTATGCCCAACAACTCGAGCGAGTCTTCGGCGACGACTACGACGGGGCGACCATGGCCCGCGCGCTCGCCGAGCAACTCGAATCAGCCGAGCAGACTTACAAGCGAGCCCGCCGCGAAGACACCACCCTGGACGATCCCGTCCAAACAGTACTCGCCGACATACGAGAGTTCATCGGCGAGGTGCTCGAGCAGATTCGAGAGGCGTTCGAAGATGCCGACAACCGCGACGCGATGGTGAACGATTTTGCCCCCCAACCGCCTGACTCGGTGCGCTCGTTCGAGCACGCCAAGCGCGCCCTCGCCCAACTCGCCGCAGCCGTCGAGCACTACGAGGAGCGGATGCGACAGGCTCGAATCGACGTCGGCGAGTTGCAGCACAAGCTCGTGCTGACCTTCGGCGCGCTCGAAGAGGCGGCCGAAAAACCCGCCACCGAAAACGAGCAAACGCGCGCTGCTCGACGAGAGCGTGACCAACTTCGCCAAGAGGCGGTCGACTTCGTGCGCAACCTGCAACTCGCCGCCGAGGCGGTCCAGCTCTCCCAACGCGACCCGCTCGAGGACCTGCACGCACTCTTCGCCAAGCACGGCCCTCCCGCCCCTGCGCTACTCGGCCGCACGGCCTCCTTGCGTCGGTTTTCTCACGAGCGATAGGCCACCGACAGGCGCGCCGCTCGCCTCAGCGAAGCGGCGCGCTGTGGAGCCCCCCAAAGCGTCGCTTGTCTGTGTTGTCCTGCGTCTTTCTCCCCCCAAAAAGTTGACCGCCCCCCCTCGGCTTGGGTAT
It encodes:
- a CDS encoding formate/nitrite transporter family protein — protein: MTDHSEPDKKPEERDLPPAPMGEDARAPSGAPASGWAVRDRFAWAEIHRRLLAAADEEIASSPRSLFFSALTAGFAIVLTFLGLAVGKTHFPDNPFLASLLYPIGFVYIIVGRYQLYTENTLPPVKLVMTRLASIPLLLRLWGIVLAGNLAGAALGSLVLAHTKVLPAGAASTTKHFVAEAVALGWWDVFFKAIFAGWLVAGVVWLGTAARDTISRLFIVYLVFYTISVTGLFHIISVSSEAFFVLFSQGGAGLLAVLGDFLLPVLLGNTVGGVAVFAFMADAQAEEQRFPEMRELSLFELFFSWKGGRPLSHPRPRPPWPSEEDWPSEEDWPSEEDTPPRTRSPSGLGGELR